One region of Vibrio zhugei genomic DNA includes:
- a CDS encoding aldehyde dehydrogenase family protein has protein sequence MIYAQPGTNDAPFTFQSHYHNFIGGKWVAPTDNQYFENVSPVNGQVYCQVARSTAADIELALDAAHEARQSWAKTSVTERANILLRIADRIEQNIERLAYVETWENGKPIRETMGADLPLVVDHFRYFAGCIRAQEGSIGEIDQHTTAYHFHEPLGVVGQIIPWNFPMLMAAWKLAPALAAGCCVVMKPAEQTPVSILILIEHIADLLPAGVVNIVNGFGSEAGQALATSKRINKLAFTGSTSVGNHILKCAADNLIPSTVELGGKSPNIYFADIFDHEDAYLEKCIEGTLLGFFNQGEVCTCPSRVLVQESVYEKFVDKLTQRAKQIRQGNPLDTDTQVGAQASQEQYDKILSYLAIGREEGAELVFGGDVSQQTGAISEGYYIQPTLFAGKNDMRIFQEEIFGPVIAITTFKDEAEALAIANDTEYGLGAGLWTRDANLAYRMGRGIEAGRVWVNCYHIYPAHAAFGGYKKSGFGRENHKMMLDHYQNTKNLLINYDINPVGLF, from the coding sequence ATGATTTATGCTCAGCCTGGAACCAACGATGCCCCCTTTACTTTCCAATCGCATTACCACAATTTTATTGGTGGAAAATGGGTGGCACCCACCGACAATCAGTATTTCGAGAACGTATCGCCTGTCAACGGACAAGTCTACTGTCAAGTGGCCCGCTCGACGGCTGCGGATATTGAACTGGCGCTCGACGCCGCCCATGAAGCGCGGCAGAGTTGGGCGAAAACCAGTGTCACCGAGCGCGCGAATATCCTACTGCGCATCGCCGACCGGATAGAACAAAACATCGAGCGTTTAGCCTATGTGGAAACTTGGGAAAACGGAAAACCTATTCGTGAAACCATGGGAGCCGATCTGCCGTTAGTCGTTGACCATTTTCGCTATTTTGCTGGGTGTATTCGCGCACAAGAAGGCAGTATTGGCGAAATTGACCAACATACCACGGCCTATCATTTTCATGAGCCGTTAGGTGTGGTAGGGCAAATCATTCCGTGGAACTTTCCGATGCTGATGGCAGCTTGGAAGTTGGCACCGGCGCTTGCGGCGGGTTGTTGTGTCGTGATGAAACCCGCTGAGCAAACCCCGGTCTCCATTTTAATTTTGATCGAACACATTGCCGATTTGTTGCCCGCTGGGGTGGTGAATATTGTCAATGGTTTCGGCTCGGAGGCCGGGCAAGCGCTGGCGACCAGCAAGCGAATCAATAAACTGGCGTTTACTGGCTCCACCTCGGTTGGCAACCATATCCTAAAATGTGCCGCAGATAACTTGATTCCGTCGACGGTCGAACTAGGAGGCAAGTCGCCTAATATTTATTTTGCAGACATTTTTGACCATGAAGATGCGTATTTAGAAAAATGCATTGAAGGCACATTACTTGGATTTTTCAATCAGGGCGAAGTGTGTACCTGTCCTTCTCGGGTGTTAGTCCAAGAGTCGGTTTATGAAAAGTTTGTCGACAAATTAACCCAACGTGCGAAGCAAATTCGCCAAGGCAACCCTCTGGATACGGACACGCAAGTTGGCGCGCAAGCCTCTCAAGAGCAATACGATAAAATCTTGAGCTATTTGGCCATCGGCCGTGAGGAAGGGGCCGAACTGGTCTTTGGTGGCGATGTGTCACAGCAAACCGGCGCTATCAGCGAGGGGTATTACATTCAGCCGACGCTGTTTGCGGGCAAAAATGATATGCGCATTTTCCAAGAAGAGATTTTTGGACCCGTGATTGCGATCACCACCTTTAAAGATGAAGCCGAAGCGCTCGCCATTGCCAACGACACCGAGTATGGCTTAGGGGCCGGGTTATGGACGCGTGATGCCAATTTGGCTTATCGCATGGGACGAGGCATTGAGGCTGGCCGAGTTTGGGTTAACTGTTATCACATTTATCCTGCCCATGCCGCATTTGGTGGGTATAAAAAATCGGGCTTTGGCCGCGAAAACCACAAAATGATGCTGGATCATTATCAAAATACTAAGAACCTATTGATCAATTACGACATTAATCCTGTCGGCTTGTTTTAA